Proteins encoded together in one Hymenobacter monticola window:
- the galE gene encoding UDP-glucose 4-epimerase GalE, with product MNKILVTGGAGYIGSHAVVELAQAGFQPVIVDDFSNSQESAVAGIEAILGAKVPTYRIDCGDAAALRQVFETEKDIKGVIHFAAFKAVGESVQKPLAYFQNNVGSLLTLLEVMKAQGVENLVFSSSCTVYGIPDALPVTEATPTKPASSPYGRTKQMCEDIVHDVAGAPDNQIRTILLRYFNPIGAHESAKIGELPLGVPNNLVPFITQTAAGIREKLTIYGNDYDTPDGTNIRDYIHVVDLAKAHVVAVQRLLDRKAADTVETFNVGTGHGNSVLEVVQAFEKASGQRLNYSIGPRRPGDVPAIYADATKAEQVLGFKTETSLADSLASAWKWQQTLAK from the coding sequence ATGAACAAGATTCTCGTGACCGGCGGTGCCGGCTATATTGGCTCCCACGCGGTGGTAGAGCTGGCCCAGGCTGGTTTTCAACCCGTTATTGTCGACGATTTCAGCAACTCGCAGGAGTCGGCAGTGGCAGGCATTGAGGCCATTCTGGGCGCGAAGGTGCCCACCTACCGCATTGACTGCGGCGACGCAGCAGCGTTGCGGCAGGTGTTTGAGACGGAGAAGGACATCAAGGGCGTCATTCACTTCGCGGCCTTCAAGGCGGTAGGCGAGTCGGTGCAGAAGCCGCTGGCTTACTTCCAGAACAACGTGGGCTCGCTGCTTACGCTACTGGAAGTGATGAAGGCGCAAGGCGTTGAAAACCTGGTGTTCTCGTCCTCGTGTACCGTGTACGGCATCCCCGACGCGCTGCCCGTGACGGAAGCCACGCCCACCAAGCCGGCCTCGTCGCCCTACGGCCGCACCAAGCAGATGTGTGAAGACATTGTGCACGACGTGGCCGGCGCGCCCGACAACCAGATTCGCACCATCCTGCTGCGCTACTTCAACCCGATTGGGGCGCACGAGTCGGCCAAGATTGGCGAGCTGCCCCTAGGCGTGCCCAACAACCTGGTGCCCTTCATCACCCAGACGGCTGCCGGCATCCGCGAGAAGCTGACCATCTACGGCAACGACTACGACACGCCCGACGGCACCAACATCCGCGACTACATCCACGTGGTGGACCTGGCCAAGGCGCACGTGGTGGCCGTGCAGCGCCTGCTCGACCGCAAGGCCGCCGACACCGTGGAAACCTTCAACGTGGGCACCGGCCACGGCAACTCGGTGCTAGAGGTGGTGCAGGCCTTCGAGAAAGCCAGCGGCCAGAGGCTGAACTACAGCATCGGCCCGCGCCGCCCCGGCGACGTGCCCGCCATCTACGCCGATGCCACGAAGGCTGAGCAGGTGCTGGGCTTCAAAACCGAAACTTCGCTGGCCGATTCGCTGGCCAGTGCCTGGAAGTGGCAGCAAACATTGGCGAAATAG
- the rfbB gene encoding dTDP-glucose 4,6-dehydratase, with amino-acid sequence MKILITGGAGFIGSHVVRLFVTKYPEYQILNLDALTYAGNLENLRDIENASNYKFIKGDIADQNFIDQLFANEEPDAVIHLAAESHVDRSITDPMAFVKTNVIGTVNLLNAARHLWQPGGYEGHVFYHVSTDEVYGSLDFGPEMFTEETSYDPRSPYSASKASSDHFVRAWHHTYGLPIKLSNCSNNYGPNHFPEKLIPLAIHRLRTGQPVPVYGKGENVRDWLFVKDHATAIDAVFHKGKNGDTYNIGGVNEWQNLKLIELLCDVVDQKTGQEVGTSRKLIKFVTDRAGHDMRYAIDSSKIMNELGWKPSVTFEQGLAQTVDWYLENEEWLNSVTSGAYQDYNAKQYAGR; translated from the coding sequence ATGAAAATCCTCATCACCGGCGGCGCCGGCTTCATTGGCTCCCACGTGGTTCGGCTCTTCGTCACGAAGTACCCCGAGTACCAGATTCTCAACCTCGATGCGCTGACTTACGCCGGCAACCTGGAAAACCTGCGCGACATTGAAAACGCGTCGAACTACAAGTTCATCAAGGGCGACATCGCCGACCAGAACTTCATCGACCAGCTGTTTGCCAACGAGGAGCCCGACGCGGTGATTCACCTCGCGGCTGAGTCGCACGTCGACCGCAGCATCACCGACCCCATGGCGTTTGTGAAAACCAACGTCATCGGCACGGTGAATTTGCTGAATGCCGCGCGCCACCTCTGGCAGCCCGGCGGCTACGAGGGCCACGTGTTCTACCACGTGAGCACCGACGAGGTATACGGCTCGCTGGATTTCGGCCCCGAGATGTTCACCGAGGAAACTAGCTACGACCCCCGCTCGCCCTACTCGGCCTCCAAAGCCAGCTCAGACCACTTTGTGCGGGCCTGGCACCACACCTACGGCCTGCCCATTAAGCTGAGCAATTGCTCGAACAACTACGGCCCCAACCACTTCCCCGAGAAGCTGATTCCGCTGGCCATTCACCGCTTGCGCACCGGCCAGCCGGTGCCCGTGTACGGCAAGGGCGAGAACGTGCGCGACTGGCTGTTTGTGAAAGACCACGCCACGGCCATCGACGCGGTGTTCCACAAGGGCAAAAACGGCGATACCTACAACATCGGCGGCGTGAACGAGTGGCAGAACCTGAAGCTCATCGAGCTGCTCTGCGACGTGGTGGACCAGAAAACCGGCCAGGAAGTGGGCACCTCGCGCAAGCTCATCAAGTTCGTGACCGACCGCGCCGGCCACGACATGCGCTACGCCATCGACTCTTCGAAAATCATGAACGAGCTGGGCTGGAAGCCCTCCGTGACCTTCGAGCAGGGCTTGGCCCAGACCGTGGACTGGTACCTCGAAAACGAGGAGTGGCTCAACAGCGTAACCAGCGGCGCCTACCAAGACTACAACGCCAAGCAGTACGCGGGGCGCTAG
- a CDS encoding acyltransferase yields MPHSTPDYYAHPTAVLDEGCHVGRGSRVWHFCHVSAGADIGEDCNLGQNVFVADGVVLGRNVKVQNNVSLYGGVICEDDVFLGPSVVFTNVKNPRSAVPRKGAGQYQTTYLEQGVTIGANATIVCGTRLGRYAFVGAGSVVTHDVPAYALVYGAPARPQGWMSAYGHRLTFDANRQATCPESGEQYELSADEQSVRPLLKTEKRTSKI; encoded by the coding sequence ATGCCGCATTCTACGCCCGATTACTACGCCCATCCCACCGCCGTCCTCGACGAGGGCTGCCACGTGGGCCGGGGCAGCCGCGTGTGGCACTTCTGCCACGTCTCGGCCGGGGCCGACATTGGCGAGGATTGCAACCTGGGCCAGAACGTGTTCGTGGCCGACGGCGTGGTGCTGGGCCGCAACGTGAAGGTGCAAAACAACGTGAGCCTCTACGGCGGCGTCATTTGCGAAGACGACGTGTTTCTGGGCCCGTCGGTGGTGTTCACCAACGTGAAGAACCCGCGCAGTGCCGTGCCCCGCAAGGGCGCCGGCCAGTACCAAACTACTTACCTGGAGCAGGGCGTCACCATCGGGGCCAATGCCACCATTGTGTGCGGCACCCGGCTGGGGCGCTACGCCTTTGTGGGCGCGGGCAGCGTGGTCACGCACGACGTTCCGGCCTATGCGCTCGTATACGGCGCGCCCGCCCGGCCGCAGGGCTGGATGAGCGCCTACGGCCACCGCCTCACCTTCGACGCCAACCGCCAGGCCACCTGCCCCGAAAGCGGCGAACAATACGAGCTCAGCGCCGACGAACAATCGGTGCGCCCGCTCCTCAAAACTGAAAAACGAACCTCGAAAATCTAA
- a CDS encoding dolichyl-phosphate beta-glucosyltransferase, with the protein MPVLSVIIPAYNEATRVGRTLEQVLVYLHAQPFSSELIVVSDGSTDDTGHVVESYFAAHPGPVAMRLISYPTNRGKGYAVRQGLLAATGTVALFSDADLSTPIEELHKVVDPILDGNYDVVFGSRALDRSLIGVHQPWLREYSGRVFNQIMQWATGLPYADTQCGFKAFRLAVCRPVVEGAVLDRFGFDVELIYLAHKAGLRLLERPVRWDDAAGSKVGLFSGLDGFRELYQLRRRAARGAYDEALRRTRAALAQPGAAPKSERLPS; encoded by the coding sequence TTGCCTGTCCTTTCCGTCATCATTCCGGCCTATAACGAAGCCACGCGAGTGGGCCGCACCCTTGAGCAGGTGCTGGTTTACCTGCACGCGCAGCCGTTCAGCAGCGAGCTGATTGTGGTGAGCGACGGCTCGACAGACGACACCGGCCACGTGGTGGAAAGCTACTTTGCGGCTCACCCCGGCCCCGTGGCCATGCGCCTCATCAGCTACCCCACCAACCGGGGCAAGGGCTATGCCGTGCGCCAAGGCCTGCTGGCCGCTACCGGCACGGTGGCCCTGTTTTCGGACGCCGACCTGTCGACGCCCATCGAGGAGCTGCACAAGGTGGTCGACCCCATTCTGGACGGCAACTACGACGTGGTATTCGGCTCGCGCGCCCTCGACCGCAGCCTCATCGGCGTGCACCAGCCGTGGCTGCGCGAGTACAGCGGCCGCGTTTTCAACCAGATTATGCAGTGGGCCACCGGCCTGCCCTACGCGGATACGCAGTGCGGCTTCAAGGCCTTCCGCCTGGCCGTGTGCCGGCCCGTGGTGGAAGGCGCGGTGCTCGACCGGTTCGGCTTCGATGTGGAACTGATTTACCTGGCCCACAAAGCCGGCCTGCGCCTACTGGAGCGGCCCGTGCGCTGGGACGATGCCGCTGGCAGCAAGGTGGGGCTGTTCAGCGGGCTAGACGGGTTTCGGGAGCTGTACCAGCTCCGGCGCCGCGCCGCGCGCGGCGCCTACGACGAGGCCTTGCGTCGCACACGCGCGGCGCTGGCCCAGCCCGGGGCAGCCCCAAAGAGCGAGCGGCTGCCGTCCTGA
- a CDS encoding SDR family oxidoreductase, giving the protein MYESPFHELPLDNLIFLVTGGAGFIGSNIVEYLLKYGVKKVRTLDNYSNGFRKNLALFTGDDRLEILDGDIRDAAVCANACEGVDVVLHEAALGSVPRSIKDPVLTNDVNVGGFVQMLTAAKNAGVKRFVYAASSSTYGDHPGLPKVEDRIGKPLSPYAVTKYANELYADVFARTYGMEIIGLRYFNIFGPRQDPGGAYAAVIPLFIDAILRNEAPTLNGDGGQTRDFTFVENCVEANIRAALVTNPEALGQVYNIAVGDRTSLVQMYDILREEAGSDLAPKFGPDRAGDIRDSLADISKARNLLGYNPQVRIREGLRQTLEWFKANQGFIQERN; this is encoded by the coding sequence GTGTACGAATCCCCTTTCCACGAGCTGCCGCTCGACAACCTGATTTTTCTAGTGACCGGCGGCGCGGGCTTCATTGGCTCCAACATCGTGGAGTATCTGCTGAAATACGGCGTCAAAAAAGTGCGGACGCTGGATAACTACTCCAACGGCTTCCGCAAAAACCTGGCGCTGTTTACGGGCGATGACCGGCTCGAAATTCTGGACGGCGACATTCGTGACGCGGCCGTGTGCGCCAACGCCTGCGAAGGCGTGGACGTGGTGCTGCACGAGGCCGCCCTGGGCTCGGTGCCGCGTTCCATCAAGGACCCGGTGCTGACCAACGACGTGAACGTGGGCGGCTTCGTGCAGATGCTGACGGCCGCCAAGAACGCGGGCGTGAAGCGCTTCGTGTACGCAGCCAGCAGCTCAACCTACGGCGACCACCCCGGCCTGCCCAAAGTGGAAGACCGGATTGGCAAGCCGCTCTCGCCTTATGCCGTGACCAAGTACGCCAACGAGCTGTACGCTGACGTGTTTGCCCGTACCTACGGCATGGAAATCATTGGCCTGCGCTACTTCAACATCTTCGGCCCGCGCCAGGACCCGGGTGGGGCTTACGCGGCTGTGATTCCGCTGTTTATCGACGCCATTCTGCGCAACGAGGCCCCCACGCTCAACGGCGACGGTGGCCAGACCCGCGACTTCACCTTCGTGGAAAACTGCGTGGAAGCTAACATCCGCGCCGCGCTGGTGACGAACCCCGAAGCCCTGGGCCAAGTCTACAACATTGCCGTGGGCGACCGCACCTCGCTGGTGCAGATGTACGACATCCTGCGCGAAGAAGCTGGCTCCGATTTGGCGCCGAAGTTTGGCCCTGACCGCGCCGGTGATATCCGCGACTCGCTGGCCGATATTTCCAAGGCCCGCAACCTACTGGGCTACAACCCGCAGGTGCGCATCCGCGAAGGCCTGCGCCAGACGCTGGAGTGGTTCAAGGCCAATCAGGGCTTCATTCAGGAAAGAAATTAA
- a CDS encoding nucleotide sugar dehydrogenase: MYDQLLRKEATLAVIGLGYVGLPIALEFAKKLKVTGFDINAGRVAQMKQGIDPSGELEKEAFDGCDITFTDSLEVLRQAQFYIVAVPTPIDEHAMPDLKPLLGASSSVGKVLKKGDYVVFESTVYPGCTEEDCIPVMERLSGLKFPNDFKVGYSPERINPGDKEHTLTSIVKVVAGCDDESLDVIAKVYELVVQAGVHRASSIRVAEAAKIIENTQRDVNIALMNELSMIFDRMNINTYEVLEAAGTKWNFLKFSPGLVGGHCIGVDPYYLTYKAKELGYDAKVILSGRTTNDNMGAYIARKTVQMMIKKGKDVAKSRVLVMGATFKENVEDIRNSKVADVIQELKNFSVNVDIVDPHADSNELHHEYGFRLTHNDDVRKDYDAVIVAVSHKPYAEKDEAYFQSITSDNAVLVDIKGLYRGKMKDLQYWSL; encoded by the coding sequence GTGTACGACCAACTATTGCGCAAAGAGGCCACCCTGGCCGTCATCGGCCTCGGCTACGTGGGCTTGCCCATCGCCCTCGAATTCGCGAAAAAGCTGAAGGTCACCGGCTTCGACATCAACGCCGGCCGCGTGGCCCAGATGAAGCAAGGCATCGACCCCAGCGGCGAGCTGGAAAAAGAAGCCTTCGACGGCTGCGACATTACCTTCACCGATTCGCTGGAAGTGCTGCGCCAGGCGCAGTTCTACATTGTGGCCGTGCCCACGCCCATCGACGAGCACGCCATGCCCGACCTCAAGCCGCTGCTCGGCGCCTCGTCGTCGGTGGGCAAGGTGCTGAAAAAGGGCGATTACGTGGTGTTTGAAAGCACCGTGTACCCCGGCTGCACCGAGGAAGACTGCATCCCGGTGATGGAGCGCCTCTCTGGCCTGAAGTTCCCGAACGATTTTAAAGTGGGCTACTCGCCCGAGCGCATCAACCCCGGCGACAAGGAGCACACGCTCACGAGCATCGTGAAAGTGGTGGCCGGCTGCGACGACGAAAGCCTCGACGTCATTGCCAAGGTCTACGAGCTGGTGGTGCAGGCCGGCGTGCACCGCGCCAGCAGCATCCGGGTAGCCGAGGCCGCTAAAATCATCGAAAACACCCAGCGCGATGTCAATATCGCCCTGATGAACGAGCTGTCGATGATTTTCGACCGCATGAACATCAATACTTACGAGGTGCTCGAAGCTGCCGGCACCAAATGGAACTTCCTCAAGTTCAGCCCCGGTCTGGTGGGCGGCCACTGCATCGGCGTCGACCCTTACTACCTGACCTACAAGGCCAAGGAGCTGGGTTATGATGCCAAGGTGATTTTGAGCGGCCGCACCACCAACGACAACATGGGGGCATACATCGCCCGCAAAACGGTGCAAATGATGATTAAGAAGGGCAAGGACGTGGCCAAAAGCCGCGTGCTGGTGATGGGCGCCACCTTCAAGGAGAACGTGGAGGACATCCGCAACTCCAAGGTGGCCGACGTGATTCAGGAGTTGAAAAACTTCTCCGTCAACGTCGACATCGTGGACCCGCACGCCGACTCCAACGAGCTGCACCACGAATACGGCTTCCGCCTGACACACAACGACGATGTGCGCAAAGACTACGACGCCGTGATTGTGGCCGTGAGCCACAAGCCCTACGCCGAAAAGGACGAGGCCTACTTCCAGTCCATCACCTCCGACAACGCCGTGTTGGTCGACATCAAAGGCCTGTATCGCGGCAAGATGAAGGACCTGCAGTACTGGAGCCTGTAA
- the rfbA gene encoding glucose-1-phosphate thymidylyltransferase RfbA, translated as MKGIILAGGSGTRLHPLTLAVSKQLMPVYDKPMIYYPLSILLSAGIREVLIITTPHDQAQFKKLLGDGKSLGCDFQYVVQEVPNGLAQAFVLGADFIGKDKVALVLGDNIFYGAGLSELLKANNDPQGGVVFAYHVHDPERYGVVEFDENKKALSIEEKPAQPKSNYAVPGLYFYDNDVVEIAKNLEMSPRGEYEITDVNREYLRRGTLKVGILGRGTAWLDTGTFESLMQAGEFVKVIEQRQGLKVGSIEEAAYRQGFIDADQLRAIAAPLRKSGYGDYLMNLPEQLMLEE; from the coding sequence ATGAAAGGCATTATCCTCGCCGGCGGCTCCGGCACCCGCTTGCACCCGCTCACGCTGGCCGTCTCGAAGCAGCTCATGCCCGTGTACGACAAGCCAATGATTTACTATCCGCTGTCGATTCTGCTGTCGGCTGGCATTCGGGAAGTACTCATCATCACCACGCCGCACGACCAGGCGCAGTTCAAAAAGCTGCTGGGCGACGGCAAGAGCCTAGGCTGCGATTTTCAGTACGTGGTGCAGGAAGTGCCCAATGGCCTTGCCCAGGCCTTTGTGCTGGGCGCTGATTTCATCGGCAAAGACAAGGTGGCGCTGGTGCTCGGCGACAATATTTTCTACGGCGCCGGCCTCTCGGAGCTGCTGAAAGCCAACAACGACCCGCAGGGCGGCGTGGTGTTCGCCTACCACGTGCACGACCCCGAGCGCTACGGCGTGGTCGAGTTCGACGAGAATAAGAAGGCCCTCAGCATTGAGGAAAAGCCGGCCCAACCCAAGAGCAACTACGCCGTGCCGGGCCTGTATTTCTACGACAACGACGTGGTAGAAATCGCCAAAAACCTGGAAATGAGCCCGCGCGGCGAGTACGAAATCACCGACGTTAACCGCGAGTATCTGCGCCGTGGCACGCTGAAAGTGGGCATCCTGGGCCGCGGCACCGCTTGGCTCGACACCGGCACTTTCGAAAGCCTGATGCAGGCCGGCGAATTTGTGAAGGTGATTGAGCAGCGCCAGGGCCTGAAAGTGGGTTCCATTGAGGAGGCTGCCTACCGCCAGGGCTTCATCGACGCCGACCAGCTCCGCGCCATTGCCGCCCCGCTGCGCAAAAGCGGCTACGGCGACTACCTGATGAACCTGCCCGAACAGCTGATGCTGGAGGAGTAG
- a CDS encoding Uma2 family endonuclease — protein MGLPTFKLPEELAYVSADDYLALELEAETRHEYANGRVWAMTGAEMTHNDINYNLNQVIGPQLRGKGCKANMSDLRVQTKNRSGYLYPDTVVICGTPMLSDEVKPRSLTNPVLVVEVTSASTAERDHYEKFALYRHIDSLRQYLMLSSEEVHAEIYTLDELGRWIYTETRDLSAVLDLSSIVCQVPLAEVYAGVEFDLETKE, from the coding sequence ATGGGCCTGCCCACGTTCAAACTTCCTGAAGAATTGGCTTACGTTTCAGCTGATGACTACCTCGCGCTCGAACTCGAAGCCGAAACCAGGCACGAGTACGCCAACGGCCGCGTGTGGGCCATGACAGGCGCCGAGATGACCCACAACGACATCAACTACAATCTCAATCAGGTTATCGGCCCACAGTTGCGCGGGAAAGGCTGCAAAGCCAATATGAGCGACTTGCGGGTGCAAACGAAAAACCGCTCTGGCTATCTGTATCCCGACACGGTGGTGATTTGCGGCACTCCTATGCTTTCCGATGAGGTGAAGCCCCGGTCCTTGACCAATCCGGTGCTGGTAGTAGAAGTGACGTCAGCCTCGACTGCTGAGCGTGACCATTACGAGAAGTTCGCGCTCTACCGGCATATTGATAGCCTGCGCCAGTACCTTATGCTCAGCTCCGAGGAGGTGCACGCCGAAATCTATACTCTGGACGAGCTGGGCCGCTGGATATACACCGAAACCCGCGACCTCAGCGCCGTGCTGGACCTGAGCAGCATAGTCTGCCAGGTGCCGCTGGCGGAGGTGTATGCGGGGGTTGAGTTCGATTTAGAGACTAAAGAATAG
- a CDS encoding aldehyde dehydrogenase: MLRIQNYINGLLVAPQAGRYLDNIEPATGQVYGQIPDSGPEDVAAAVAAAEAALPAWRALPAEDRGRLLVKIADLIDANLDRLARAESQDNGKPLSLARVMDIPRAASNFHFFGTAAGHFATEAHVQEGVAVNYTVRHPVGVVGCISPWNLPLYLFTWKIAPALAVGCCVVAKPSEITPATAFLLSELCIEAGLPAGVLNIVHGNGPNCGQAIVEHPGIKAISFTGGTATGRHLAATAAPMFKKLSLELGGKNPNIIFADCDLAAAVATSIRSSFANQGQICLCGSRIFVERPIYEAFKTEFLQQLKDQRIGDPLEAETKQGALVSEAHLNKVLAYIKLAHDEGGILLAGGHRATVPGRCENGYFLEPTVFENLPFDCRTNQEEIFGPVVTLTPFDTDEEALMMANSTDYGLSATLWTRDLQRAHRVAHQLHSGIVWVNTWLHRDLRTPFGGMKNSGVGREGGLEALRFFTEAQNVCVKL; encoded by the coding sequence ATGCTGCGCATTCAGAACTACATCAACGGCCTGCTGGTGGCCCCGCAGGCCGGCCGCTACCTCGACAACATCGAGCCCGCCACCGGCCAGGTCTACGGCCAGATTCCCGACTCCGGCCCCGAGGACGTGGCCGCCGCCGTGGCCGCCGCCGAAGCCGCCCTGCCCGCCTGGCGCGCCCTGCCCGCCGAGGACCGCGGCCGCCTGCTGGTGAAAATAGCCGACCTCATCGACGCCAACCTGGACCGCCTGGCCCGCGCCGAAAGCCAGGACAACGGCAAGCCCCTCAGCCTGGCCCGGGTAATGGACATTCCGCGAGCCGCCTCCAACTTCCACTTTTTTGGCACCGCCGCCGGCCACTTCGCCACCGAGGCCCACGTGCAGGAAGGCGTGGCCGTGAACTACACCGTGCGCCACCCCGTGGGCGTGGTAGGCTGCATCTCACCCTGGAACCTGCCGCTCTACCTCTTCACCTGGAAAATAGCGCCGGCCTTGGCCGTGGGCTGCTGCGTGGTGGCCAAGCCCTCTGAGATTACGCCGGCTACCGCCTTTTTGCTGAGCGAGCTGTGCATCGAAGCAGGCCTGCCAGCGGGTGTGCTCAACATCGTGCACGGCAACGGGCCAAACTGCGGGCAGGCCATCGTGGAGCATCCAGGAATCAAGGCCATCAGCTTCACGGGCGGCACGGCTACGGGGCGGCACCTGGCCGCTACGGCCGCGCCCATGTTCAAGAAGCTCAGCCTGGAGCTAGGCGGCAAAAACCCGAATATCATTTTCGCCGACTGCGACCTGGCCGCGGCCGTGGCTACCAGTATCCGCAGCAGCTTCGCCAACCAGGGCCAGATTTGCCTCTGCGGCTCCCGCATCTTCGTGGAGCGCCCCATCTACGAGGCCTTCAAAACCGAGTTTCTGCAGCAGCTCAAGGACCAGCGAATCGGCGACCCGCTGGAAGCCGAAACCAAGCAGGGCGCGCTGGTGAGCGAGGCGCACCTGAACAAAGTGCTGGCTTACATCAAGCTGGCGCACGACGAAGGCGGCATCCTGCTGGCCGGCGGCCACCGCGCCACCGTGCCCGGCCGTTGCGAAAACGGCTACTTTCTCGAACCCACGGTTTTCGAAAACCTACCGTTCGACTGCCGCACCAACCAGGAGGAAATCTTCGGCCCCGTCGTCACCCTCACGCCCTTCGATACCGACGAGGAAGCCCTGATGATGGCCAACAGCACCGATTACGGCCTCTCGGCTACGCTTTGGACGCGCGACCTGCAGCGCGCGCACCGCGTGGCGCACCAACTGCACAGCGGCATCGTGTGGGTAAATACCTGGCTGCACCGCGACCTGCGTACGCCCTTCGGCGGCATGAAAAACTCCGGCGTGGGCCGCGAGGGCGGACTGGAAGCGCTGCGGTTTTTCACCGAGGCGCAGAATGTGTGCGTGAAGCTGTGA